A window from Cryobacterium sp. PAMC25264 encodes these proteins:
- the xylB gene encoding xylulokinase: MLVAGVDSSTQSCKVVVRDAETGALVRTGKASHPAGTEVDPAAWWDALLVAIREAGGLDDVSAVSVAAQQHGMVVLDEDGRVIRPALLWNDTRSAQAATDLIDEVGAAEYARRTGVVPVASFTVTKLRWLRDAEPANAARVAAVALPHDWLSWRLRGYGPAGESELGPQLDQLSTDRSDASGTGYYSAALGEYDRELLALGLGHDAVLPRVLGPGDTAGTTVALPGVPAGLVVGVGAGDNAGAALGLGAAAGDVIVSIGTSGTVFAVTEQPSEDASGTVAGFADASGLHLPLIATLNAARILDSIAGLLGVDHTELGTLALEAQPGADGLVLQPYFEGERTPNLPDATASLFGMTLGSTTRPNLARAAIEGLLCGLADGLDAVRAQGVTVERILLIGGAAQNEAVQLIAAQVFEVPVAVPTPGEYVADGGATQAAWSLTGTRPAWSVAIATQPTPDFHPVIRAQYAAHRA, encoded by the coding sequence ATGCTGGTTGCCGGAGTCGACTCGTCGACACAGAGTTGCAAGGTGGTCGTTCGGGACGCCGAGACAGGAGCGCTCGTGCGCACCGGCAAGGCCAGCCACCCGGCCGGCACCGAAGTCGACCCGGCCGCCTGGTGGGATGCGTTGCTCGTCGCGATCCGCGAAGCGGGCGGACTGGACGACGTGTCCGCCGTCTCGGTGGCCGCGCAGCAGCACGGCATGGTCGTGCTCGACGAGGACGGCCGCGTCATCCGCCCCGCCCTGCTCTGGAACGACACCCGCAGCGCCCAGGCCGCGACCGACCTGATCGACGAGGTCGGCGCCGCCGAATACGCCCGTCGCACCGGCGTTGTGCCGGTGGCCTCGTTCACCGTCACCAAACTGCGCTGGCTGCGCGACGCCGAACCGGCCAACGCCGCCCGGGTCGCCGCGGTGGCCCTGCCGCACGACTGGCTCAGCTGGCGCCTGCGCGGCTACGGCCCCGCCGGCGAGAGCGAGTTGGGCCCGCAGCTCGACCAGCTCAGCACCGACCGGTCGGATGCCAGCGGCACCGGCTACTACTCGGCCGCGCTCGGCGAGTACGACCGCGAGCTGCTCGCCTTGGGGCTCGGCCACGACGCCGTGCTCCCCCGGGTGCTCGGCCCGGGCGACACCGCAGGCACCACGGTGGCGCTGCCCGGCGTTCCCGCCGGGCTCGTCGTGGGCGTCGGCGCCGGCGACAACGCCGGTGCGGCCCTCGGCCTCGGCGCCGCGGCCGGCGACGTCATCGTCTCCATCGGCACCAGCGGCACTGTGTTCGCCGTGACCGAGCAGCCCAGTGAGGACGCCTCGGGCACCGTGGCCGGGTTCGCCGACGCCAGCGGGCTGCACCTGCCGCTGATCGCCACCCTCAATGCCGCGCGCATCCTGGACTCGATCGCGGGCCTGCTCGGTGTGGACCACACGGAGCTCGGCACGCTGGCGCTCGAGGCGCAGCCGGGCGCCGACGGTCTCGTGCTCCAGCCGTACTTCGAGGGTGAACGCACCCCCAACCTGCCGGATGCCACCGCCTCGCTGTTCGGGATGACCCTCGGTTCGACCACCCGACCCAACCTCGCCCGCGCCGCGATCGAGGGGCTGCTCTGCGGTCTGGCCGACGGCCTGGACGCGGTGCGCGCCCAGGGCGTCACGGTCGAGCGGATCCTACTGATCGGCGGGGCCGCCCAGAACGAGGCCGTGCAGCTCATCGCCGCGCAGGTGTTCGAGGTGCCCGTGGCCGTGCCGACGCCGGGCGAATACGTGGCCGACGGCGGAGCGACGCAGGCCGCCTGGTCGCTCACGGGCACCCGCCCGGCCTGGTCGGTGGCCATCGCCACGCAGCCCACGCCGGACTTCCACCCGGTGATCCGCGCCCAGTACGCAGCGCACCGCGCCTGA
- the xylA gene encoding xylose isomerase produces the protein MSLTPTPADKFSFGLWTIGYNGADPFGGPTRPHLDTVEAVTRLAELGAYGLTFHDDDLFAFGSTDAARQKEIDRLKQVLADTGVIVPMITTNLFSAPVFKDGGFTSNDRSVRRFALRKVLRNLDLAAELGAKTFVMWGGREGAEYDAAKDIRSALDRYREAVNLLGDYVTDKGYDIRFAIEPKPNEPRGDILLPTVGHAMAFITTLERPELVGVNPEVGHEQMAGLNFTAGIAQALYQGKLFHIDLNGQRGIKYDQDLVFGHGDLQNAFSLVDLLENGGPNGGPSYDGPRHFDYKPSRTEDITGVWDSAAANMRTYLLLKERAAAFRADPEVQEQLAASRVPELSVPTLSEGESYDDFLADTSAYEDFAPEEYFGGKGFGFVRLQQLALEHLLGAR, from the coding sequence ATGTCCCTCACCCCCACCCCCGCCGACAAGTTCTCGTTCGGCCTGTGGACCATCGGCTACAACGGGGCTGACCCGTTCGGCGGGCCCACCCGCCCGCACCTGGACACCGTCGAGGCCGTCACCCGACTGGCCGAGCTGGGCGCGTACGGCCTCACCTTCCACGACGACGACCTCTTCGCCTTCGGCTCCACGGATGCCGCCCGCCAGAAAGAGATCGACCGTCTCAAGCAGGTTCTCGCCGACACCGGCGTGATCGTTCCGATGATCACCACCAACCTCTTCAGCGCTCCCGTCTTCAAGGACGGCGGCTTCACCTCCAACGACCGCTCCGTGCGCCGGTTCGCCCTCCGCAAGGTGCTGCGCAACCTCGACCTCGCCGCCGAGCTCGGCGCCAAGACCTTCGTCATGTGGGGCGGCCGCGAGGGCGCCGAGTACGACGCAGCCAAGGACATCCGTTCGGCCCTCGACCGCTACCGCGAGGCCGTCAACCTGCTCGGAGACTACGTCACCGACAAGGGCTACGACATCCGCTTCGCCATCGAGCCCAAGCCCAACGAACCCCGCGGCGACATCCTGCTGCCCACGGTCGGCCACGCGATGGCGTTCATCACCACCCTCGAGCGCCCCGAACTCGTCGGTGTCAACCCCGAGGTCGGCCACGAGCAGATGGCCGGGCTCAACTTCACGGCCGGCATCGCCCAGGCGCTCTACCAGGGCAAGCTGTTCCACATCGACCTCAACGGCCAGCGCGGCATCAAGTACGACCAGGACCTGGTCTTCGGCCACGGCGACCTGCAGAACGCGTTCTCCCTCGTCGACCTGCTCGAAAACGGCGGCCCGAACGGTGGACCGTCCTACGACGGCCCGCGCCACTTCGACTACAAGCCGAGCCGCACCGAGGACATCACGGGCGTCTGGGACTCCGCCGCCGCGAACATGCGCACCTACCTCCTCCTCAAGGAACGCGCCGCGGCCTTCCGCGCCGACCCCGAGGTGCAGGAGCAGCTCGCCGCCTCGCGCGTTCCGGAACTGTCGGTGCCGACCCTGTCCGAGGGTGAGAGCTACGACGACTTCCTCGCCGACACCAGCGCCTACGAGGACTTCGCCCCCGAGGAGTACTTCGGCGGCAAGGGCTTCGGCTTCGTGCGCCTGCAGCAGCTCGCCCTCGAGCACCTGCTGGGCGCCCGCTAA
- a CDS encoding ice-binding family protein, which produces MSGLGLTAALVFGAASSASAAVTTDGPINLGTAASYGVLAASAVTNTGPTVVNGDLGISPGTAITGFGAAPNGIVNGTVHATDAAALQAQRDTTTAYNVAAALTPTTTGISELTGLSLTPGVYTGGALALSNNGSLTLAGAANSVWVFQAASTLTIGSATQIIITGGANACNVFWQVGSSASIGTGAAFQGTILAQQSITATTSATVVGRLLARSAAVTLDTNTITAPTGCAAPGTPVGTTAPTITSGAPANATEGTPYSHTVTATGIPTPTFTVTAGTLPAGLTLDETSGTISGTPTTPGSTTFTVSAGNGTAPDATADYTVTTTPAAVVTPTPTPTATPTATPTPTATPTPTSTQPAPLVPTPTTSAAPGGGGGRGAGQGMLAETGANVTPVLLVGALVVLAGIALVTFVGLRRRHARTHNQ; this is translated from the coding sequence GTGAGTGGCCTCGGCCTCACCGCAGCCCTCGTCTTCGGCGCCGCTTCGTCAGCGTCCGCGGCCGTCACCACCGACGGGCCGATCAACCTGGGCACCGCGGCCAGCTACGGCGTCCTCGCCGCCAGTGCCGTCACCAACACCGGCCCGACGGTCGTCAACGGCGACCTGGGTATCTCGCCCGGCACCGCTATCACCGGGTTCGGCGCCGCGCCCAACGGCATCGTCAACGGCACCGTGCACGCCACCGATGCCGCGGCGCTCCAGGCTCAACGCGATACCACCACGGCCTACAATGTCGCCGCAGCGCTCACGCCCACCACCACGGGCATCAGCGAGCTGACCGGCCTCTCCCTGACCCCCGGTGTCTACACCGGCGGCGCACTGGCGCTGTCGAACAACGGCTCCCTCACCCTGGCGGGCGCCGCGAACTCCGTCTGGGTCTTCCAGGCCGCCTCGACCCTCACCATCGGGTCGGCGACCCAAATCATCATCACCGGTGGCGCGAACGCCTGCAACGTCTTCTGGCAGGTAGGCAGCTCAGCCTCGATCGGCACCGGTGCCGCCTTCCAAGGCACCATCCTGGCCCAGCAATCGATCACCGCCACCACGAGCGCCACCGTTGTGGGCCGGTTGCTCGCCCGCTCCGCCGCGGTCACCCTCGACACCAACACCATCACCGCTCCCACGGGCTGCGCCGCCCCGGGCACACCGGTCGGCACGACGGCACCCACCATCACCTCGGGCGCACCGGCGAACGCGACGGAAGGCACGCCCTACTCGCACACCGTGACGGCCACGGGCATCCCGACGCCCACCTTCACCGTGACCGCCGGCACGCTGCCGGCCGGCCTCACGTTGGACGAAACCTCCGGCACCATCTCCGGCACCCCCACGACGCCAGGTTCGACGACCTTCACGGTCTCGGCCGGCAACGGCACCGCCCCGGATGCGACGGCCGACTACACCGTGACGACCACGCCGGCCGCCGTGGTCACGCCGACGCCAACGCCGACAGCAACGCCCACGGCGACGCCAACTCCGACTGCCACGCCGACTCCCACCAGCACCCAGCCCGCGCCCCTGGTGCCCACGCCCACCACCAGTGCCGCCCCCGGCGGCGGTGGCGGCCGCGGTGCCGGCCAGGGCATGCTGGCCGAGACCGGCGCCAATGTCACCCCGGTTCTGCTGGTCGGCGCACTGGTCGTTCTGGCCGGCATCGCCTTGGTGACGTTCGTCGGCCTGCGTCGCCGCCACGCACGCACGCACAACCAGTAG
- a CDS encoding carbohydrate ABC transporter permease — translation MALTELAPPPAPAKPRPTRRPRRQIDRMDRKRQRWGWLFVAPFALVFVTFLVAPLAYAFWMSLQTSTLATGTSFTWFANYAKAFTDPIFLEGLGRVASFALIMIPAQMIVALVAALVLDNLSTALSKFSRLMIFVPYAIPVVIGALMWGFLYSPRFGPATDIFGLVGLAAPDFLSQGTIFASLVNIVTWQWAGYYMIIIYAALRGIDPAIYEAARLDGANGRQIALRVKVPMISSSMVMVLIFALIGTLQFFTEPQVLRAVAQGAIPVSYTPNMYAYSLAFSYSQFNYASAISFALGIVVFAGSYLFLFLTRKQSGLK, via the coding sequence ATGGCACTCACTGAACTGGCACCGCCACCGGCGCCGGCTAAGCCGCGGCCCACTCGCCGGCCGCGCAGGCAGATCGACCGGATGGACCGCAAGCGCCAGCGCTGGGGCTGGCTCTTCGTGGCCCCGTTCGCCCTCGTCTTCGTCACCTTCCTGGTGGCGCCCCTCGCCTACGCCTTCTGGATGAGCCTGCAGACCAGCACCCTCGCCACGGGCACCTCGTTCACCTGGTTCGCCAACTACGCCAAGGCGTTCACCGACCCGATCTTCCTCGAGGGACTCGGCCGGGTCGCCTCGTTCGCGCTCATCATGATCCCCGCGCAGATGATCGTGGCCCTGGTCGCGGCGCTGGTTCTCGACAACCTCTCCACCGCGCTGTCGAAGTTCTCCCGGCTGATGATCTTCGTGCCCTATGCGATCCCGGTCGTCATCGGTGCGCTGATGTGGGGGTTCCTCTACAGCCCCCGGTTCGGACCGGCCACCGACATCTTCGGCCTGGTCGGCCTCGCCGCCCCCGACTTCCTGTCGCAGGGCACCATCTTCGCCAGCCTGGTCAATATCGTCACCTGGCAATGGGCGGGCTACTACATGATCATCATCTACGCAGCCCTCCGCGGCATCGACCCCGCCATCTACGAGGCTGCGCGCCTCGACGGTGCCAACGGTCGCCAGATCGCCCTGCGGGTCAAGGTACCCATGATCTCGTCCTCCATGGTGATGGTGCTGATCTTCGCCCTTATCGGCACCCTGCAGTTCTTCACCGAGCCGCAGGTGTTGCGTGCGGTGGCGCAGGGCGCCATCCCCGTCTCGTACACGCCCAATATGTACGCCTACTCGCTGGCGTTCTCCTACAGCCAGTTCAACTACGCCTCGGCCATCTCGTTTGCGCTCGGCATCGTGGTCTTCGCCGGCTCGTACCTGTTCCTCTTCCTCACCCGCAAGCAGAGCGGACTCAAGTAA
- a CDS encoding MarR family winged helix-turn-helix transcriptional regulator, translating to MSGSSSAVESGDIQSAPVPNGVIDAFYLLQNAEALHQSRLRERLNLGANELGALQFISRLAILGRDVRALDVAHSLGVTSGATSVILSHLVKLGYLTRTANPRDGRGKLLHLSPAATIAVSHTLDDSKSVLSLLVSGMSLREAKRVVVLLTAVTSALDDSARPAA from the coding sequence ATGAGCGGCTCTTCATCCGCCGTCGAATCCGGCGATATCCAGTCGGCACCCGTGCCCAACGGTGTCATCGACGCGTTCTACCTGCTGCAGAACGCCGAGGCGCTGCACCAGTCCCGACTGCGGGAGCGGCTCAACCTCGGTGCCAATGAGCTCGGCGCTCTGCAGTTCATCTCCCGCCTGGCAATTCTCGGCCGGGACGTGCGCGCCCTGGACGTCGCGCACAGTCTGGGCGTGACGAGTGGTGCCACCTCGGTCATCCTGTCGCACCTGGTGAAGCTGGGCTATCTCACCCGCACGGCCAACCCTCGGGACGGCCGGGGCAAGCTGCTGCACCTCAGCCCCGCGGCCACGATCGCCGTGAGTCACACCCTGGACGACAGCAAGTCCGTGCTCAGCCTGCTGGTGTCCGGGATGTCGCTGCGCGAGGCCAAGCGGGTCGTGGTGCTGCTCACGGCGGTGACATCCGCGCTCGACGACAGCGCGCGCCCCGCCGCGTAG
- the chvE gene encoding multiple monosaccharide ABC transporter substrate-binding protein, translated as MSKTKKILALAAAGVFALTLASCSSSGSTSGSSDAAGAGGADCNVGISMPTRSLERWINDGDQLKKLLEDAGCTVDLQYADNKTDQQISQIQNQVAGGSKILVVAAVDGKVLAPVLAEAKKQDATVIAYDRLINGTPDVDYYATFDNYKVGQLQGQFIEKELDLANATGPINLEPFAGSPDDNNAKFFFSGAWDVLLPYVEKGVLVVPSGQSPASDDDWASIGIQGWASDKAQSEMDNRLSSFYTGGDKVDVVLSPNDSLAIGIEASLKSAGYAPGADYPIITGQDADKANVKAILDGEQSMTVWKDTRTLGKQVFDMIQEIVAGNDVTVNDTKTYDNGDHVVPSYLLDPEVVVKDDVQSKLIDSGFIKASDVGL; from the coding sequence ATGTCCAAGACCAAGAAAATTCTCGCCCTCGCGGCGGCCGGCGTCTTCGCGCTGACGCTCGCATCCTGTTCAAGCAGTGGATCCACGTCGGGAAGCTCCGACGCTGCCGGCGCCGGAGGGGCCGACTGCAACGTCGGTATCTCGATGCCCACCCGTTCACTCGAACGCTGGATCAACGACGGCGACCAGCTCAAGAAGCTGCTCGAAGACGCCGGCTGCACGGTCGACCTGCAGTACGCAGACAACAAGACCGACCAGCAGATCAGCCAGATCCAGAACCAGGTCGCCGGCGGATCGAAGATCCTCGTCGTGGCCGCCGTCGACGGCAAGGTGCTGGCCCCCGTGCTCGCCGAGGCCAAGAAGCAGGACGCGACCGTCATCGCCTACGACCGCCTGATCAACGGCACCCCGGACGTCGACTACTACGCGACCTTCGACAACTACAAGGTGGGGCAGCTGCAGGGCCAGTTCATCGAGAAGGAACTCGACCTCGCCAACGCGACCGGGCCGATCAACCTCGAACCGTTCGCCGGCAGCCCCGACGACAACAACGCCAAGTTCTTCTTCTCCGGCGCGTGGGATGTTCTGCTGCCCTACGTCGAGAAGGGCGTGCTCGTGGTTCCGAGCGGCCAGTCGCCCGCCTCCGACGACGACTGGGCCTCGATCGGCATCCAGGGCTGGGCCAGCGACAAGGCACAGTCCGAGATGGACAACCGTCTGTCGTCCTTCTACACCGGCGGCGACAAGGTCGACGTGGTGCTCTCCCCGAACGACAGCCTGGCCATCGGCATCGAGGCCTCGCTGAAGTCCGCCGGATACGCACCGGGCGCCGACTACCCGATCATCACCGGACAGGACGCCGACAAGGCCAACGTTAAGGCGATCCTCGACGGTGAGCAGTCCATGACTGTGTGGAAGGACACCCGCACGCTCGGCAAGCAGGTCTTCGACATGATCCAGGAGATCGTGGCCGGCAATGACGTCACCGTCAACGACACCAAGACCTACGACAACGGCGACCACGTGGTGCCGTCGTACCTGCTCGACCCCGAGGTCGTCGTCAAGGACGATGTGCAGTCCAAGCTCATCGACTCCGGCTTCATCAAGGCATCGGACGTCGGCCTCTAA
- a CDS encoding alpha-N-arabinofuranosidase has product MSTARIDIDRTNVVAPLNRRIFGSFVEHLGRCVYDGIYEPGHPTANEDGFRLDVVELVKELGSTTIRYPGGNFVSGYKWEDGVGPRDRRPVRRDLAWHSLETNQVGLEEFGRWCELTGSELMMAVNLGTRGIENALDLLEYANGEAGTELADERIRNGRTEPYDIRMWCLGNEMDGPWQIGHMSSADYGKIAARTASAMKTADKDLELVVCGSSGSAMPTFGEWERVVLEESYDYVDYISCHAYYQERKGDLGSYLASSVEMKYFIDTVVATADHVKHKLRSKKTIQLSFDEWNIWYLDEHQASEEVNDEWRIAPRQLEDVYSVADAVVLGNLLITLLQNHDRVTSASLAQLVNVIAPIMTEPGGDSWRQTTFFPFSVTSRLARGEVVRARIDAGTYDTAVYGAAPLIDSVVTADAETGDSAVFLVNRSQTESIEVTIDVSGLGATRIVEAVTLHDADPYAKNTLSDQNRVGLSPLAGAVLADGILTVTLPPVSWSAVACA; this is encoded by the coding sequence ATGAGCACCGCACGCATCGACATTGACCGCACGAACGTGGTCGCCCCGCTGAACCGGCGTATCTTCGGCTCCTTTGTGGAGCACTTGGGTCGCTGTGTCTACGACGGCATCTACGAACCCGGCCACCCCACCGCCAATGAGGACGGTTTTCGCCTCGACGTGGTCGAGTTGGTCAAGGAGTTGGGCTCCACCACCATCCGTTACCCCGGCGGTAACTTCGTCTCGGGGTACAAGTGGGAAGACGGTGTGGGTCCGCGCGACCGCCGTCCGGTGCGGCGCGATCTGGCCTGGCACTCGTTGGAGACCAACCAGGTGGGCCTGGAGGAGTTCGGCCGTTGGTGTGAGCTCACCGGCTCCGAATTGATGATGGCCGTGAACCTTGGCACCCGGGGCATCGAGAATGCCCTGGACCTGCTCGAGTACGCCAACGGCGAGGCCGGCACGGAACTGGCCGACGAGCGTATCCGTAACGGCCGCACCGAGCCGTACGACATCCGCATGTGGTGCCTGGGCAACGAGATGGACGGCCCGTGGCAGATCGGCCACATGTCCAGCGCCGACTACGGCAAGATCGCCGCCCGCACCGCCTCGGCCATGAAGACCGCCGACAAGGACCTCGAGCTCGTCGTCTGCGGCTCCTCGGGCTCGGCCATGCCCACCTTCGGCGAGTGGGAGCGGGTGGTGCTTGAGGAGAGCTACGACTACGTCGACTACATCTCCTGCCACGCCTACTACCAAGAGCGTAAGGGCGATCTGGGCTCCTACCTGGCGTCGTCGGTGGAGATGAAGTACTTCATCGACACCGTCGTCGCCACGGCCGACCACGTCAAGCACAAGCTGCGCAGTAAGAAGACCATCCAGCTCTCCTTCGACGAGTGGAACATCTGGTACCTCGACGAGCACCAGGCCTCGGAGGAGGTCAACGACGAGTGGCGCATCGCGCCCCGCCAGCTCGAAGACGTCTACTCGGTGGCGGATGCGGTGGTGCTGGGCAACCTGCTGATCACCCTGCTGCAAAACCACGACAGGGTCACCTCGGCCTCGCTCGCGCAGCTGGTGAACGTGATCGCGCCGATCATGACCGAACCCGGAGGCGACTCCTGGCGCCAGACCACGTTCTTCCCCTTCTCGGTCACCTCGCGGCTGGCCCGCGGCGAGGTCGTGCGCGCCCGGATCGACGCGGGCACCTACGACACCGCCGTGTACGGTGCCGCCCCGCTGATCGACTCCGTCGTCACCGCGGATGCCGAGACCGGCGACTCGGCCGTGTTCCTGGTCAACCGCAGTCAGACCGAGTCGATCGAGGTGACCATCGACGTCTCCGGCCTGGGCGCCACCCGCATCGTCGAAGCCGTCACCCTGCACGACGCCGACCCCTACGCCAAGAACACCCTCTCCGACCAGAACCGCGTGGGCCTGTCGCCACTGGCCGGGGCAGTGCTCGCCGACGGCATCCTCACCGTGACACTGCCGCCGGTGTCTTGGTCGGCCGTCGCCTGCGCTTGA
- a CDS encoding carbohydrate ABC transporter permease, which yields MAILTPGAPVPVDAPDDSSPRRPARRGNAGRDGGRKIGSHVLLIILVIYFITPLWWLTVAATKDTAGLFSGSGGPLWFDGEFNLFNNIAGLFEHQGGIYWRWLGNSFFYALSGGVGATILAVLAGYGFAKYRFRGRNAFFSVLLGAVMVPMTALVIPTFVLLSNMGLVNTIWAVILPSLLSPFGVYLMRVYTQDAVPDELLDAARVDGAGELRTFFQVSLPLLRPAIVTVLLLSVVGTWNNFFLPLAVLSDPNLLPVTVGLNNWQALSNAGAGGEQVWNLIVTGAFVSVLPLIIAFLSLQKYWQGGLSLGALK from the coding sequence ATGGCCATTCTCACTCCCGGTGCCCCGGTCCCGGTCGACGCCCCCGACGACTCCAGCCCCCGCCGTCCCGCCCGCCGCGGCAATGCCGGCCGTGACGGCGGCCGCAAGATCGGCTCCCACGTGCTGCTGATCATCCTGGTCATCTACTTCATCACCCCGCTGTGGTGGCTCACCGTCGCAGCGACCAAGGACACCGCCGGCCTGTTCAGCGGCAGCGGCGGACCGCTCTGGTTCGACGGCGAGTTCAACCTGTTCAACAACATCGCCGGGCTCTTCGAGCACCAGGGCGGCATCTACTGGCGGTGGCTGGGCAACTCGTTCTTCTATGCCCTCTCCGGCGGAGTCGGCGCCACCATCCTGGCCGTGCTGGCCGGCTACGGCTTCGCCAAGTACCGGTTCCGCGGCCGCAACGCTTTCTTCTCGGTGCTGCTGGGCGCCGTGATGGTGCCGATGACAGCCCTGGTGATTCCCACCTTCGTGCTGCTGAGCAACATGGGACTGGTCAACACCATCTGGGCGGTCATCCTGCCGTCACTGCTCAGCCCGTTCGGCGTCTACCTGATGCGGGTCTACACGCAGGACGCCGTTCCCGACGAGCTCCTCGACGCGGCCCGCGTCGACGGCGCGGGAGAGCTTCGCACCTTCTTCCAGGTGTCGTTGCCGCTGTTGCGCCCCGCGATCGTGACGGTGCTGCTCCTGTCCGTCGTGGGCACCTGGAACAACTTCTTCCTGCCGCTGGCAGTGCTCAGCGACCCGAACCTGCTCCCCGTCACGGTGGGACTGAACAACTGGCAGGCACTCTCTAACGCCGGGGCCGGAGGCGAGCAGGTCTGGAACCTCATCGTCACGGGCGCCTTCGTGTCGGTGCTGCCGTTGATCATCGCCTTCCTGTCCCTGCAGAAGTACTGGCAGGGCGGCCTCTCGCTCGGAGCCCTGAAGTAA
- a CDS encoding IS110 family transposase, whose amino-acid sequence MIENYDSVDVFIGVDVGKGEHHAVALNRAGKQLFDKALPNDEAKLRELIGQLKRHGQVLFVVDQPATIGALPIAVAQAEGVLVGYLPGLAMRRIADLHAGEAKTDARDAAIIAQAARSLPHALRSLQLADEQVAELSMLCGFDDDVVGQITATSNRIRGLLTQIHPALERVLGPHLDHPAVLDLLQRYPTPAAMKAAGTTRLGNRLVKLAPRMGRRLADEITRALSEQTVVVTGTNASSIVLPRLAEQLAALRRQRDEIAVEVERLVEAHPLHPVLISMPGVGIRTAARLLTEVSGKDFATAGHLAAYAGLAPVTRRSGSSIRGEHPSRRGNKILKRALFLSAFAALRDPLSRAYYDRKIAQGKRHNQALIALARRRCDVLYAMLRDGTLYQADHQLAA is encoded by the coding sequence ATGATCGAGAACTACGACAGCGTCGACGTCTTCATCGGCGTGGACGTCGGCAAGGGAGAACACCACGCGGTCGCCCTCAACCGGGCCGGCAAGCAACTCTTCGACAAGGCTTTACCCAACGATGAGGCGAAGCTGCGCGAGCTGATCGGGCAGCTGAAACGACACGGCCAAGTCTTGTTCGTCGTTGATCAGCCGGCGACTATTGGTGCCTTACCGATCGCCGTGGCCCAGGCCGAAGGCGTGCTCGTGGGCTACCTGCCCGGTCTGGCAATGCGCCGCATCGCGGACCTGCACGCCGGTGAAGCCAAGACCGATGCCCGCGACGCGGCAATCATCGCCCAAGCCGCGAGGAGCCTCCCGCACGCCCTGCGGTCGCTACAGCTGGCTGATGAGCAGGTTGCTGAGCTCTCGATGCTCTGCGGCTTCGACGACGACGTTGTCGGCCAGATCACCGCCACGAGTAACCGCATCCGGGGCCTCCTCACCCAGATCCACCCCGCGTTGGAGCGTGTTCTCGGCCCGCACTTGGACCATCCCGCGGTGTTGGACTTGCTGCAGCGCTACCCCACGCCAGCTGCGATGAAAGCGGCCGGCACGACCCGCCTTGGCAACCGGCTCGTGAAGCTGGCACCACGCATGGGCCGCCGCCTCGCAGACGAAATCACCCGGGCCCTGAGCGAGCAGACCGTCGTGGTCACTGGCACGAATGCCAGCAGCATTGTGCTCCCCAGACTCGCCGAACAACTCGCAGCACTCCGCCGGCAACGGGACGAGATCGCGGTCGAAGTAGAACGGCTCGTGGAGGCTCACCCTCTTCACCCCGTCCTGATCAGCATGCCCGGAGTCGGGATCAGGACCGCCGCCAGACTCCTCACCGAAGTCTCGGGCAAGGACTTCGCCACCGCCGGCCACCTCGCCGCCTACGCCGGCCTCGCACCGGTCACCCGCCGCTCCGGCAGCTCCATCCGCGGCGAGCACCCCTCCCGACGCGGGAACAAGATCCTGAAACGAGCCCTGTTCCTCTCCGCCTTCGCCGCGCTCCGCGACCCGCTCTCACGCGCCTACTACGACCGCAAAATCGCCCAAGGCAAACGCCACAACCAAGCCCTCATCGCCCTCGCTCGCCGACGCTGCGACGTTCTCTACGCCATGCTCCGCGACGGCACCCTCTACCAAGCCGACCATCAGCTCGCCGCTTGA